The sequence GTTAAAAATCTGTAGTCATCTCCCATGTTCTAGGTGGTGCTCGCTCTCTTTCAGTGTTTGACAATGACATTGGTAGTGGGTCTATTTCACCTCTCATTTTGACGGGCGGAAAAGAAGGTGATGTGGGCCTTCATGACTTCCGGTACATAGCTACTGGAAAGACAAAGAGGCACAAGCACTTCGACACTGGTGAACACAACATAAATGCTTCATCCTCAGGCTATATGCAGAACAAAACCGGGGATCAGAATAGGAATGGAATGCTCTGGTATATACCAAAGGCCCACTCCGGTACTGTATAATGTGTACTGTTGAACAAATAGTTGACAACAAAAAAATGCTCTGTATACTGATGTTCCTTTTATATGTCTTGAAGGGAGTGTAACTAAAATCACCACGATTCCAAATACCAGTTTTTTCTTAACTGGAAGCAAGGACGGGGATGTAAAACTTTGGGATGCCAAGATGGCCAAGTTGGTGTTTCATTGGCCGAGATTGCATGAAAGGCACACCTTTCTGCAACCAAGCTCCCGTGGTTTCGGCGAAGTTGTTAGGGTAATTTCTTGAAGCAgttaatttcaataaaaaagcCATTTTCTTTGTACATTTGacaacccccccccccccccccccccccctccccAACAAATCCATTGTACAGGCTGCTGTTACAGATATTCAGGTTGTTCCACAAGGTTTTCTTTCATGTGGTGGAGATGGTTTAGTAAAATTTATCAGGTTTCATAATTTCCGCACATGAGATCAAATTCCGTTTATGGTAATCTTACATTGGTGAGAACCCGTGAGCTGCAAATTCTGTTTCTCTTGTTATTTATCGTACCCTGATTTTTCAATATTCTTAAAAACATCCTTTGCGTAGAGCCTTGAATGGAGAAACTCGGCATCTTCAGTCTGGAACTGAAAAGATCTTCAAAAGTTTGTCAAGACAGTAGCTTAGAAATTATGCACAGCGTTTAGATGCCGCCTTAGATCTTCAAAAGTTTGTCAAGACAGCAGCTTAGAAATTATGTACAGCGTTTAGATGCCTCCTTACTGCTTAGTAGTAGTGACtctgaatattttgaaatttaatgttTATGAAGTTTTAATGTATTACGCTTGCAGaattgtaattattttattcaagtgATGTTGATAACAAGTTTAAAGCTTTTGTTGGTGAAGATGTTAGCTCTTTGTGAATAATACAATACGTTGGCATACTTTTCTTAATCCCGTCAAGTGAAATTCATCTCTATTTGTGCATGCAAACCCCCATCCGTAAACATAGCCAATatatattctttaaaatttaGAAAGTATTTAGTGGCTCGTAGCAGTAGTATCTGTTAAATTATCTCAGGACCGAATGTATTGAAGCAGGATCGAATCCGTCTTCTTCTGTCAGTTGGAGGGACGTCTGATGCCCCTCAGCCGAATTGACAAGTGTAACAGAGTGATTTTATCGGTGAAACTCGTGATGCCCATCTCCGCATCTCGTACGTACTGGTGGCAAAGCAATTAATTGTCGTCAAATTTGGGATAACAATctcaaaatgattaattaaccaaataattagtTAAACTTATTGATTGTTAGCTTAACATAGTATCATATATGAAACTGGTTGAGCACAATAAACACATTCGTAGATTAATTCTACTTTGGCAATTATGAAAGTTGGGTTTTTATCCGCCTTCAAACCTTCACAACTACATGATTGATGCTGAAAAATATAACTTTGGCTTACATCTTCGGCAAGAAAAAAAAGTTCAAAACTTGAGTCCGAAAACACATTCTTAAAGACTCAAGTTGCTTAACAACGAACAAATTTGACTGAAAAACATACAATGCGCGAAGAAGAagagccaaaaaaaaaatgaatgaaagAAAAAGCCGCAGAAGCATGTTTAAGCTCAAAAGACAGGCAGTTTCCCGACCAAATTCATATGAAGTGCCACCAGATTAGACATTCAGTCATACTGTCCACTCAATATGaccacataaaacagcattgtGGGAAAATGTGAGCACGACTGATAAGTAGCAAGCTTAAATGGTATATATTTATCTGCCCATTTCATCTCAAGCAAGCGCAGTGAAAGTCTGCATAAACAGTGGACTATGGCCAGAAACCACGGTGTTGCCATCAGTAAAACACAACTCCTGAAAAAGGAAAACTGATTAATTCAGACACAAAAACTGCAAACGTAGCTAACATCAGGAAAACAAGCCGAATGTGGTTAGAAAGAGTTCAAACAAGATAAAATTGATGTAAGCACCAATTTTCTCCACCAAACATGTGAGCACCCCAAAGCAAGCAGATTCAGGGGGCATTTAATACATATTTAGCACAacataaaaaacataaaaatataagatgcaattaaaacaagaacaaaacagGTTAAAACTATGTATAACAGCAGCAGCAACAAATTATTTACAGCTTATATCATTATCAATAGATCTGATTCttaaatgttaaatttaattagaTATTATGAGTAGGACCCACTGCAGCAGCCAATAGTCCAAGACATTTACCAATTTCTAAGATTACACATAGTTTACAACAAATGAAGTAAAAATGTTGCATATCCTGCCAACGGTATCAAATTATTAGCACCGACAAATATGTCTCAGAAACCAACAATTATGGTACAGGAGAAAACATTATTCCTTTTCTTTcgtaaaaaattttgatatcataTACCTTGCTTAAAATGCACCCTGGAGATGGAGAAAAAACACTATAATAAACATTTATAATCTATTTGACAAACTATTATAAACTGTTactttcaataaatatttcatatgaACCCCACTTTAAACAGTATGTCACTCAAAATTTATAGAAACGGCAAAATACACTCAGTTTTAATATTCTTTACATGCTtcatatcatctataaaaatatatgcTTCGAATGATCAAGCAGGGAAGTCCAATCAAAAAGAAATACAGGGGAAACAGTATGAATCACAGAGATGTTTGGAACATATAATACAAAAAAAGCCTGGCAAGCATCTTGGAAATAAAGATAGTTAAAGTTACCAGAGTAAAGAAGTAAAAAATGCCTTCTCCAAGTCTGCTGAATCCCAGAGCTTACAATGTTATTATTTATATGAGCTGATCAAATGTAAACGATCTTCACCAATGCCAAGTATTACAGTTTTGAATAAATGACAAATGTAACCTGATAAGTGCAAGTAAAATGCTTACAACTCACCAAAAGAAGACTCCTGTCTCAGACTATTGTCACACTATAGGAGCTGCAAAGTTGAAAAAGTGCAGCTTGATTTGCAGGTTCTAGATTTTCGTTAATGATTTGGGGGTATGTTCCAGGGGAGCGAGCTGAAAGATTTGCCAGGGTGGCCACCAAAAATTGTTTCGGATCCTTGATTTCTGGAAGAGGGTCATCTTCTTTCCTCCCAGAATTATGAAGTTGAACGAATGTGGTATTATAACCAACACTATCACCGAAGTCTGGAACTTCAGGGTCCTCTTCCACTCTCTCCTGCTCTGGTCTTGAAAGAAGAGTAACTATGCTGTCAAGCATTTTTCCCCAAAGCTTAAAATCTTATGCTGCCAAAGATTCACTCAGAAGTCTAACTGAAACCACTGAAGTTAATTTAAGCTCCGAGGAACCCGTGATAAGCTTGAGATTTGGTATCCAAAACTGCTCTAAAATTGTACGAAATACATCCGGTTGAACAGCATTCATTGAGACGGCAAGGTTCTGTGAACCATGCTTCACTAGGAAAAGTGACATAAATATAACAAGAGACTTCACAAACTTCACTGTTCTATTATACTGCAGACGTTTAAACAAAGCAACCCATATGTGGCTTATGTATGGCGAGATGACATCAAATCCAAGGTTCTCTACCACAGTGTTGAGCACATAAAATCCTTGTTCATCAGTACTAGGAGTTGAAACTAATGTGTTAAAAATCCCAAGGACACTAGATAAGCTTCCCTGTTGGTTTAGTTCATTGGGTGCCTTTCTAAGGAAAGCTTGGAGCAAACGAACCACTGCTGGAACATTTGCAGATTTTTTCCACGATTCAGGTAAAAGGAGGATTGCAAAAATCTCCATATAATTACCTGGCAATGGGGCTAGATTCAAGTCAACAAGCTGAGCAAGGAGCTGGAATGCATAAGGGAAGAACTCGCTGACATCTCTGGATAATATCATTTGCAGGGTAGGAAGTAGACTTGTTTCTAAAATAGAAATGAGTGATGGGTCCCGCTCACAGGCACGTCTAATAAGAAGAGCCACTGATTCAAACAGATAGTGGTTGAAGACTGGATTTTTAGGGTTCTCACAGACCCTGTTCAGTATTATTGTCAAACCATTGATGCATGGTAAAGCAACCTCACGAGAAACAATAGCGACTCCAAGAACCCTCATGATACACTTCATCACATACTGATTCTCTTCAGATTCTGGCTTCTGCAAGTCACTGAAAAGATTTGTCATCAATGCAAGCAGAAATGGACTGATATCTTCACCTGAATATCTTGCCTTTCCTCCCTCATCTTCGACCAGCAAAAGCTTCTCAATGCAGCAGGAAGCATATGAGTGGACCACATTTGATTCCGAGCCAAGAAATCGAACAACATCAGGTAGCAATGCAAGGGCAACATGTTTGGAAATCTGAAATCTAAACATGGTGAAGAATTTCAATGCACCAGCCTTTAACATGGGAAACCCATCCACTTCCTGACTTTGCAGCTCTGGTACAATTACAGATCCAAAAAAACTCTGGACATCCACAAGATCAGTGGAGACAGAAGTACCACCAGCTTTCTTCGTGGCAAGGGAGACAACCAAATATATTGCACAATCTTTGTGTTTCCAATTTGACGCTGGGTTTTGCGCAAATGAAGCCAAAAGAGATTGCACCTGCTCGGAAACCTTTTCAGTGACCTTCTCCTTGTAATTCAAGGCAATCCCCTTCAGCAGTTCACAGGCAATCCTCCTCCTTGTGCCACGGTCACTCCCTTCCATATCCCTCCTTATGTATTCCACATAATTCATTTCAAACAGTTCTTCATCCTCATCCCTCAACATCACATTCGGAATCACAATACTCTGACAAATCTGTTGCAAAATATCGTCCCTTCCGAATAGAGTATGATGAACACTAGTGCTAACCGTGGTCAAAAACTTAATAGCGGTCACAGTCAGCCTTTCCCTACTAGAAGAATTTGACGTGGCTACCAAAAGTCCCCATACTGCCTCCGCAAACCCACTCAAATATTTCTGAAATAAGTCTTCCTCTTTCTCCATATACAAACTAATATTCTCGCACACAGCAGCTCGCAAGTCATCAACCAACGCGAGCCCATCTGGACCACTATCTTCTAACACGTTGTATTTTGTGGTCAAATACTTCAAGAACTCAGTCATCCACTCATCCATATGGTCCTCGAAAAACTCTGGCAACTCCATAAAATTCATCGAAAAGAAAATCCTACAGCACAACCTCTGAGATTCTATGTATGGCTTCAGCGAACTTGCATTTGCAGCCCCAGAAGAAATGGCTTCTTCTATAAAACTTGCAGTCCTTTTAAACACTTCCAACAACGGTTTCGCAAAATTATCAAGACAGTACTTTAAATCAAGCAACAACTCGTTGGTCTTAAACTGGTACCTGAATTTCTTAAACAATGAGTTAATAGAGGTCAAAACCCCATTAACCGAAGCATAGTCCTTCCCCTGGCTCAACTTATCCAAAGTCGCCACGAGCTCAGGTAATAAAGTCGGCCACGCTTTAGGAAAATCGTGTTTCCCAATAATAGTAAGGGCTTCACTTAACTGCGCCTGAATTTTCGGGGAGGCATTAACCATCAAACTGACTATCAAGGATTTAATCTGATCCTTTTCCTGGTCAGGTACGACTGGGGTTTGGTCCCCGGATGGATCAACAGCTTGCGAGGTCCAACAAGCTTTAAGGTGGTTCTTGAAGTTCACAGCAGCAGCTTGCCGGATCTGCTCATCGACAGATGGCGTGGCGACGAGACGAAGCACGGCAAGGCCATAGTCAGGCCTATCAACAGCCTCCGCCAAAGCCTTCTCCGCCAGGCGACGAGGTTCAGGCATCGGGGACAGGGTGTTGAGGAAACACTGTGAGAGAAATTGCATTGTTTCTGGGTTCCAGTCCATTTTCAACCTCACGCTCTCGGCTCCTAGCTAAAATGGTCTAGAGTTGATACAATATTTTGAATGGGTAAGccaaaaaaaattacgaattcTCGAACGAAATCGATGTCTAAGAAGAAATAAATGATAGCTAAGTGGATACGAATCGAGCGTATATATATTCGCAGACAAAATACCTGAAATTGAGAGCTGAAAATCGATTCGCAGACGCAGAGAGAATTTGAACAAAGAGAGCTAGCTACAGCATACAGGTAGGGGAGAGCCTTATGCGGGGGAAGGCGATCAATATGTCAAATAAATTTATAGCAAAATATTACTTCACTTTATTGGGCCTATAGCCCATCTTCATActaaactatttttttatttttatttttattattaactcTCGTTCACTTGTTTATTTTGACCATTTTCAGTCATCTAAGAATTTGAAGTTTGGTTTAGGtgctgtaaattttattttttaaacttttaattctATTTTGTCATagttttgatttgatatatgaaAATACTGATGATGTGTCAAACATATATGcgattttttatatcatatcaATAATATTTGGTTTGTACATGTGTTCGATGCGAAAATCAAAAAATCAGATCAAAATaatcgaaaattaaaagttacttaataaaattcaaaatttaaatacttaatataccaaaagataaaatataatacattGGTGGGAAATATTATGCATAATTAATTTACACTATTTTAACTCGTTGAATTatgttatcatttttttatataaaaaattatttactcagttatatataacataatcaataattcaatattATAATGGTTTTTTTTCTGTTGTAAATGAGGAATTGTTTAATATAACCTTGCAATTTTAGTTCAGAAAGATGTCAGATGTTTCTAATCATGCAATTATGACAAAATACTCTACCAtgataaacttttattttggtgattttatatactccaaatttcaaaacttaaaacttttttggattaaaaaaaattaaatttttttggattcTCCACTAACTTGTGAGCTACAAAAGACTCTCATATACTGTTATCATTGAATATTATACTCAGAGCATCAAACACGTCTTTAGTTGCACGACGATCATATCCAAATTTTTAGAGATATTATGTGCTAATCTTTGTCATGTCACTTAAGTTGTTCATGACGTAAACGatacaatcttcaatttcagtgATTTGTTTGAGTTTCTTGCCTACGGATTTCTTACCTGATGTTGCATTAGAGAAGGTTGGGTCTGAGAATGAATCAAATCCTAATTGTCCTCAAAGCATCTTTTCCAACCCCATGTCTATTGCAGCATTATCAGAGTTCCTCAAGTCATATTATCATGGTGGATATACATGTTCATAACATAAACTACTACATCACAATAGCTTTTTCCATAGTAAGTGAGTGTTGAGACAACAAAATTGGAGAAATCCTCATAAATATCTTGTAACAAAAAGACCATGATATTATACgagtatttaaaaataaaatcttgtaAAATCTCCCGATTATAAgcctcgattcgataaaatcaATTTGCATTTGGGCTGGTTAAGATTACTTTTCATCATGCTTGTTTTGATATttctaatataatttttaattatattagtgACATAATTATGGACTATTGTAATCCTCATTTGAGTTGATGAGTAACCTATTTCATggagttttgagttttttttttttttttaagaacatGTCTATCCGTATTCTTATGTTGACAAGCTAGCAATAACAAATATTACATTGTTCAGTGTGATTTATTAGACTATAGTAATTTGTAGGTTATTGCACTAATTCAGAAATTCAAtcaatatacataaaaaaaatgacgTTTATGGATTTCCACTTAAGAAAAAATGTACAAATTTCTCTCTCGCAGTAATAATaactttataattattatttcatgACGTAGCTTAGATAATACTTTCCTTGGGCCTCGGTATGGGCTTGAAGGTGTAGCCCATCTCCTATAATCTTCTCCATTGGCCCAACTCCCTGTAACCGCCTTCTTGCAAGGTCAATCAATAGAGTGGAGACCAAGGATCCGTTCGTTGACTCTGAGCCCATTTCTGCAATACAAGCAGATAACCGCAAAACAACCCAGATAAACGACAAGAGATCATGGAGGAAGAAGAAACGGAAAGGGCGGCGGTGGTTCGGTTAATTGAGAGGGCCACCAACTCCACGGCGGCAGATGTTGATCCCCGACTTCTCAAGGCCATCAAATCCTCGGTCCGGTCATCCGATTCTGAGCTCCGATATGCCGCCCAAACCCTATTATCGCTCATGAAACGTGACCATTCTCAGGTACCTCGTCTAATATAGTCTCGTCAACGAGCAGGAGCATGGAAACTATGACGTTCCAATTCTTCAAAATTTCTTAACGAAAAGCTCAATATTATTAGCAAATAGCATAGCTTTAACTGGTAATTCCACCGTTTTATTCTCGTTTTTTATTTTCTACTGAATGGTGTTGAAGTAAATGAAACTATCGTATGTTAACATATGATATAACTTGTCATATATATAGATTCGATATCCTGCACACCTACACCCATGTGATCACAGTCATTCACCCATTCGATGcccaatttttctatatttcatcacatccaataggtgagtgacacctcatcggtgctcacataggtgtgcacggtaggtgtgcaagatatcaaaactatatatatatatatatatataagcgaTGAGATGCTGATCCCGggaattatttatttgaaagtATTTTACCCAATTTTTGTTGACGCTCAGAAAATCATCGATGCTCCTTTATGAAGatattttgatgaaaattggattatttttatgttgtatAGGTAAGATATCTCGCACTTCTCATAATAGACGAGCTTTTCATGCGGTCCAAACTTTTTAGAACTCTTATGGTCGAGAATCTAGATCAGTTACTCAGCTTGAGTATTGGATTTCGAAGGAATTTACCTCTACCTGCACCTTCTTCTGTTGCGTCTGTTCTGCGCTCAAAGGCTATCGAGTTTTTAGAAAATTGGAATGTCACATTTGGCATCCATTACAGACAGCTCAGGTTGGGGTTCGACTATCTCAAGAACACCCTTGGATTTCAATTTCCTAATCTGCGAGCCAATGCAGCTCGGATTCAGCTAGAGAGGAAAGAAAGGGAGATGAGAACAAAAGAGATATTGctgaaaaaatttgaatcctTGAAGACTAGTATGTCTTCGATTAAAGAGGAAATACAATCAACAGTCGATGAGATTGGTGAATGCTTAGATATTCTTAAAACGGAGGATGATGATCTTCCATTTGCTATCGTAGATGGTGAAGAAATCGAAGAGTTCCATAACTCAGAATTACGGCAGATACGTCATGATTCTATGAGAGAGGGGGAAAAGATTCAGCAGAATAGTGAAAATAAAATCGTTTTTGATGCCCTGAGAGAACTTTATAAGGTTTTGGTGACTAAGCATCTAGCTGAAATACAAGAATGGCTCTCTGTCCTTATAAGGGTGGACGTGGCAGATAATAGGTTCAGGGATTCTACTATAAAGGAATTTATAGATATTAGAAATCTCATTCGATCGACTAAGGATAAATGTGAAGAATCAGGTTGTGCACTTCCTAATATGGCAAATACGGAAGAAGAAGATATGCGGGAAGATGGTACTTTGAAAACATTTGAGAAAGGGTACTCTGTTTCTAATAGTTCCGAAGGCAACTATTTCCCTGTTGCATCAACCGCTGATAATGTAAAAGGCATAGAACGCCATAATATAGTGTCTAACAAAAACATCATAGATAGTCGTGACAACAGTCAAAGCGAGTCAAACACTGCCCGAGGTAAACTCTTGGCTGAAGCCCCAGTCATTACCTGGGGTTCTTTCCTGGATAACTGGGGATCAAACCGGGATGTTTTGGCTAATCATAGGGGATTGGATCTTGAAGGTCACTGGGGTAAGGTAGACTATGATGCAGTTATACCAGCAGATAAAATAGCTGAACTTAATGTGCGAGCATCTGTTTATAAAGAAGAGCCTGTTGAAATCCAACCATGTAGGGCACCATTACGAAATGGCCAACTTTGTCAAAGAAGAGACTTGAGAGCTTGTCCATTTCATGGACTCATCATCCTTAGGGATGATGAAGGAAATCCGATTAGTGAAAGCTCCATAGTAGAAGGGACAGATTGCCAGAATCATTCGGTAGAAATGAGGCCGCATGTGGACAGTGATAAAGCGGAGCAGCTACTAAAGCAAGCTGTGCAGAATGTTAAGGAAAGAGAGAGAGAAGAAGCGAAGAAGAGACAATCAGATAAGCAGGCTTTGAAGAGAGCAAAGCTTGCAGAAGTCCGGGCACACAATGAAGCTGTTCTTCGAGATGCAGCAATTGCTTCAACTTCCAGATCCTCTCATGTTGGAGAAGACACGGAAATTCGGAATGTTGCTAAATCTTCAGCTAGAAtcaagaaacaaacacttgCATCAATGCTGAAAAACAAAGATACTGCTAAAGATAGATTAGGTCAGAGGCTATTAAACACTCGAGCAAGAGAAAGCACGATAAGACAGTTGACCGAATCAGAGGACGCCAACCGTCGGGAGGCTTTTCCAAATCAGTGGTAGATCAAGGTTCAGTCGTGTTTTTTTATTCTTTCTATTTGCTAATGTATATGATCAAAAAGTTTTTTAACGGCGTGCCTCAACTATTTTGTCGCCTTGAGAAGTTTGAGGTGCGTTTTTACCACTTGGAATAGTTAGAAACGGTGCAGAAGTCAGTAACTTCTTCAGTTCAACAAACTTACTTCAAAATTTGTACATCAACTTTTAATTGCTACATATTGTACATTCATACACTTGGTTGAGGTTGGTCTTATTTCACgctttttctttgttttattgCTGTAATTTTATTTGACGTTATTGAATGTTCAACATTCTTTGAAAGTGCATGTGCTACCTTGAACTCTGTTGTGCAGCAGTGTGCAATGATTGAACTTCTTTGTTaattaaatgaagcaaacaaacTGCATCGCATTTGTAATTAGTAACACACGAATTTTTTGTACCAAATTAATAAaagtattatataaaaattaactcaacCAATGTGTTCATAACTTAATTAAATACTGTCAAATATCtattccattttttttattacaatctGAAGCGATTTCCCATtcctaaaaagaaaaaaagaagcgATTTCCATACAATTAAATACTGTCAAATATAATTCCAAGAAAATTAGTTACAGTTTCTCCAAATGCAATACATATGAATtctattaaaataaattgtattataaaaattaaaacacaaaatttat comes from Primulina huaijiensis isolate GDHJ02 chromosome 17, ASM1229523v2, whole genome shotgun sequence and encodes:
- the LOC140962264 gene encoding UV-stimulated scaffold protein A homolog — translated: MEEEETERAAVVRLIERATNSTAADVDPRLLKAIKSSVRSSDSELRYAAQTLLSLMKRDHSQVRYLALLIIDELFMRSKLFRTLMVENLDQLLSLSIGFRRNLPLPAPSSVASVLRSKAIEFLENWNVTFGIHYRQLRLGFDYLKNTLGFQFPNLRANAARIQLERKEREMRTKEILLKKFESLKTSMSSIKEEIQSTVDEIGECLDILKTEDDDLPFAIVDGEEIEEFHNSELRQIRHDSMREGEKIQQNSENKIVFDALRELYKVLVTKHLAEIQEWLSVLIRVDVADNRFRDSTIKEFIDIRNLIRSTKDKCEESGCALPNMANTEEEDMREDGTLKTFEKGYSVSNSSEGNYFPVASTADNVKGIERHNIVSNKNIIDSRDNSQSESNTARGKLLAEAPVITWGSFLDNWGSNRDVLANHRGLDLEGHWGKVDYDAVIPADKIAELNVRASVYKEEPVEIQPCRAPLRNGQLCQRRDLRACPFHGLIILRDDEGNPISESSIVEGTDCQNHSVEMRPHVDSDKAEQLLKQAVQNVKEREREEAKKRQSDKQALKRAKLAEVRAHNEAVLRDAAIASTSRSSHVGEDTEIRNVAKSSARIKKQTLASMLKNKDTAKDRLGQRLLNTRARESTIRQLTESEDANRREAFPNQW
- the LOC140962781 gene encoding exportin-2-like, encoding MDWNPETMQFLSQCFLNTLSPMPEPRRLAEKALAEAVDRPDYGLAVLRLVATPSVDEQIRQAAAVNFKNHLKACWTSQAVDPSGDQTPVVPDQEKDQIKSLIVSLMVNASPKIQAQLSEALTIIGKHDFPKAWPTLLPELVATLDKLSQGKDYASVNGVLTSINSLFKKFRYQFKTNELLLDLKYCLDNFAKPLLEVFKRTASFIEEAISSGAANASSLKPYIESQRLCCRIFFSMNFMELPEFFEDHMDEWMTEFLKYLTTKYNVLEDSGPDGLALVDDLRAAVCENISLYMEKEEDLFQKYLSGFAEAVWGLLVATSNSSSRERLTVTAIKFLTTVSTSVHHTLFGRDDILQQICQSIVIPNVMLRDEDEELFEMNYVEYIRRDMEGSDRGTRRRIACELLKGIALNYKEKVTEKVSEQVQSLLASFAQNPASNWKHKDCAIYLVVSLATKKAGGTSVSTDLVDVQSFFGSVIVPELQSQEVDGFPMLKAGALKFFTMFRFQISKHVALALLPDVVRFLGSESNVVHSYASCCIEKLLLVEDEGGKARYSGEDISPFLLALMTNLFSDLQKPESEENQYVMKCIMRVLGVAIVSREVALPCINGLTIILNRVCENPKNPVFNHYLFESVALLIRRACERDPSLISILETSLLPTLQMILSRDVSEFFPYAFQLLAQLVDLNLAPLPGNYMEIFAILLLPESWKKSANVPAVVRLLQAFLRKAPNELNQQGSLSSVLGIFNTLVSTPSTDEQGFYVLNTVVENLGFDVISPYISHIWVALFKRLQYNRTVKFVKSLVIFMSLFLVKHGSQNLAVSMNAVQPDVFRTILEQFWIPNLKLITGSSELKLTSVVSVRLLSESLAA